A single Streptomyces sp. 2114.4 DNA region contains:
- a CDS encoding acetolactate synthase large subunit, protein MTEQASGAHHPQPRARHSGGPQQPAAVEHVTGAQSLIRSLEEVGADTVFGIPGGAILPAYDPMMDSSKVRHVLVRHEQGAGHAATGYAQATGKVGVCMATSGPGATNLVTPIADAHMDSVPMVAITGQVASKAIGTDAFQEADICGITMPITKHNFLVTDPAEIPRTIAEAFHIAATGRPGPVLVDIAKDALQARTTFVWPPHTELPGYRPVTKPHAKQIREAARLIAESKRPVLYVGGGVIKAGATAELKVLAELTGAPVTTTLMALGAFPDSHPQHVGMPGMHGAVTAVTALQKSDLLITLGARFDDRVTGKLDSFAPYAKVVHADIDPAEIGKNRAADVPIVGDAREVIADLIVAVQAEHDAGHKGDYTAWWKDLNRWRETYPLGYDLPEDGSLSPQQVIERIGQLAPADTIYAAGVGQHQMWAAHFIGYEQPSTWLNSGGAGTMGYAVPAAMGAKAGRPDRTVWAIDGDGCFQMTNQELVTCALNNIPVKVAIINNGALGMVRQWQTLFYNQRYSNTVLHSGPEADGKQPSAGTRIPDFVKLAEAMGCVAMRCEDPAELDAVIAKANAINDRPVVIDFIVHEDAQVWPMVAAGTSNDEVMAARGVRPDFGDNEDD, encoded by the coding sequence ATGACCGAGCAGGCCTCCGGGGCCCACCATCCGCAGCCGCGGGCCCGTCACTCCGGCGGACCGCAGCAGCCCGCCGCCGTCGAGCACGTCACGGGTGCGCAGTCGCTGATCCGTTCGCTCGAGGAGGTCGGGGCCGACACCGTGTTCGGCATTCCCGGCGGTGCGATCCTTCCTGCGTACGACCCGATGATGGACTCCTCGAAGGTCCGGCACGTCCTGGTGCGCCACGAGCAGGGCGCCGGCCACGCGGCCACCGGCTACGCCCAGGCCACCGGCAAGGTCGGCGTCTGCATGGCGACCTCGGGCCCCGGCGCCACCAACCTCGTCACCCCGATCGCCGACGCCCATATGGACTCCGTCCCGATGGTGGCGATCACCGGTCAGGTCGCGTCCAAGGCGATCGGCACGGACGCCTTCCAGGAGGCGGACATCTGCGGCATCACGATGCCGATCACCAAGCACAACTTCCTGGTCACCGACCCCGCCGAGATCCCCCGGACGATCGCCGAGGCGTTCCACATCGCGGCCACCGGCCGCCCGGGCCCGGTCCTGGTCGACATCGCCAAGGACGCCCTCCAGGCCCGGACCACCTTCGTCTGGCCGCCGCACACCGAGCTGCCCGGCTACCGCCCGGTGACCAAGCCGCACGCCAAGCAGATCCGCGAGGCCGCACGGCTGATCGCCGAGTCCAAGCGCCCGGTGCTCTACGTCGGCGGCGGTGTGATCAAGGCCGGCGCCACCGCCGAGCTGAAGGTGCTCGCCGAGCTGACCGGCGCCCCCGTCACCACCACCCTGATGGCCCTGGGTGCCTTCCCCGACAGCCACCCGCAGCACGTCGGCATGCCCGGGATGCACGGGGCGGTCACCGCCGTCACCGCGCTGCAGAAGTCGGACCTGCTGATCACCCTCGGCGCCCGCTTCGACGACCGCGTCACCGGCAAGCTGGACTCCTTCGCGCCGTACGCCAAGGTCGTCCATGCGGACATCGACCCCGCGGAGATCGGCAAGAACCGTGCCGCGGACGTGCCGATCGTCGGCGACGCCCGCGAGGTCATCGCCGACCTGATCGTCGCCGTCCAGGCCGAGCACGACGCCGGCCACAAGGGTGACTACACCGCCTGGTGGAAGGACCTCAACCGCTGGCGGGAGACCTACCCGCTCGGCTACGACCTGCCCGAGGACGGCAGCCTCTCCCCGCAGCAGGTCATCGAGCGGATCGGGCAGCTCGCCCCCGCCGACACCATCTACGCCGCGGGCGTCGGCCAGCACCAGATGTGGGCCGCCCACTTCATCGGCTACGAACAGCCCTCGACGTGGCTGAACTCCGGCGGCGCCGGGACGATGGGCTACGCCGTCCCCGCCGCGATGGGCGCCAAGGCCGGCCGGCCGGACCGTACGGTCTGGGCGATCGACGGCGACGGCTGCTTCCAGATGACCAACCAGGAGCTGGTCACCTGCGCGCTGAACAACATCCCGGTCAAGGTCGCGATCATCAACAACGGAGCGCTGGGCATGGTCCGCCAGTGGCAGACCCTCTTCTACAACCAGCGCTACTCCAACACCGTGCTCCACTCCGGCCCCGAGGCCGACGGCAAGCAGCCGAGTGCAGGCACCCGGATCCCGGACTTCGTGAAGCTGGCCGAGGCGATGGGGTGCGTGGCGATGCGCTGTGAGGACCCGGCCGAGCTGGACGCGGTCATCGCCAAGGCCAATGCCATCAACGACCGCCCGGTCGTGATCGACTTCATCGTGCACGAGGACGCCCAGGTGTGGCCGATGGTCGCCGCCGGCACCTCCAACGACGAGGTCATGGCCGCCCGGGGCGTGCGTCCCGACTTCGGCGACAACGAAGACGACTGA
- the ilvN gene encoding acetolactate synthase small subunit, with the protein MSKHTLSVLVENTPGILARIAALFSRRGFNIDSLAVGVTEHPDISRITIVVSVESLPLEQVTKQLNKLVNVLKIVELEPGAAIQRELVLVKVRADNETRSQIVEIVQLFRAKTVDVSPEAVTIEATGSSEKLEAMLKMLEPFGIKELVQSGTIAIGRGARSITDRSLRALDRSA; encoded by the coding sequence ATGTCCAAGCACACGCTCTCCGTCCTGGTGGAGAACACCCCCGGCATCCTCGCCAGGATCGCCGCGCTGTTCTCCCGCCGCGGTTTCAACATCGACTCGCTCGCGGTCGGGGTCACCGAGCACCCCGACATCTCCCGCATCACCATCGTGGTCAGCGTCGAGTCGCTGCCGCTGGAGCAGGTCACCAAGCAGCTCAACAAGCTCGTCAACGTCCTGAAGATCGTCGAGCTGGAGCCGGGCGCCGCGATCCAGCGCGAACTGGTCCTGGTGAAGGTCCGCGCCGACAACGAGACGCGCTCGCAGATCGTCGAGATCGTCCAGCTCTTCCGCGCCAAGACCGTGGACGTCTCGCCCGAGGCCGTCACCATCGAGGCCACCGGATCCAGTGAAAAGCTGGAGGCGATGCTCAAGATGCTGGAGCCGTTCGGCATCAAGGAGCTGGTGCAGTCCGGGACCATCGCCATAGGCCGCGGTGCCCGGTCCATCACCGACCGCTCGCTGCGCGCACTGGACCGTTCGGCCTGA
- the ilvC gene encoding ketol-acid reductoisomerase has product MAELFYDDDADLSIIQNRKVAVIGYGSQGHAHALSLRDSGVDVRVGLHEGSKSKAKAEEQGLRVVTPAEAAAEADVIMILVPDPIQAKVYEESIKDHLKDGDALFFGHGLNIRYGFIKPPAGVDVALVAPKGPGHLVRRQYEEGRGVPCIAGVEQDASGNAFALALSYAKGIGGTRAGVIKTTFTEETETDLFGEQAVLCGGASALVKAGFETLVEAGYQPEIAYFECLHELKLIVDLMYEGGLEKMRWSVSETAEWGDYITGPRIINENTKAEMKKVLAEIQDGTFANNWMAEYNAGLPKYNEYKKADEDHLLETTGKQLRKLMSWVDDEA; this is encoded by the coding sequence GTGGCCGAGCTGTTCTACGACGACGATGCCGACCTGTCCATCATCCAGAACCGCAAGGTCGCGGTCATCGGCTACGGGAGCCAGGGCCACGCCCACGCGCTGTCCCTGCGCGACTCGGGTGTCGATGTGCGCGTCGGTCTGCACGAGGGCTCCAAGTCCAAGGCCAAGGCCGAGGAGCAGGGCCTGCGCGTGGTGACCCCCGCGGAGGCGGCCGCCGAGGCCGACGTCATCATGATCCTGGTGCCGGACCCGATCCAGGCCAAGGTCTACGAGGAGTCCATCAAGGACCACCTCAAGGACGGCGACGCGCTGTTCTTCGGCCACGGCCTCAACATCCGCTACGGCTTCATCAAGCCCCCGGCCGGCGTGGACGTCGCCCTCGTCGCCCCCAAGGGCCCGGGCCACCTGGTCCGCCGCCAGTACGAGGAGGGCCGCGGCGTCCCGTGCATCGCGGGCGTCGAGCAGGACGCGAGCGGCAACGCCTTCGCGCTCGCGCTCTCCTACGCCAAGGGCATCGGCGGCACCCGCGCCGGCGTCATCAAGACCACCTTCACCGAGGAGACCGAGACCGACCTGTTCGGTGAGCAGGCCGTCCTGTGCGGTGGCGCCTCGGCGCTGGTCAAGGCCGGCTTCGAGACCCTGGTCGAGGCGGGCTACCAGCCCGAGATCGCGTACTTCGAGTGCCTCCACGAGCTGAAGCTGATCGTGGACCTGATGTACGAGGGCGGCCTGGAGAAGATGCGCTGGTCGGTCTCCGAGACCGCCGAGTGGGGCGACTACATCACCGGCCCGCGGATCATCAACGAGAACACCAAGGCCGAGATGAAGAAGGTGCTCGCCGAGATCCAGGACGGCACCTTCGCCAACAACTGGATGGCGGAGTACAACGCCGGTCTGCCGAAGTACAACGAGTACAAGAAGGCCGACGAGGACCACCTCCTGGAGACCACCGGCAAGCAGCTGCGCAAGCTGATGAGCTGGGTGGACGACGAGGCGTAA
- the serA gene encoding phosphoglycerate dehydrogenase, with translation MSPKPVVLIAEELSPATVDALGPDFEIRHCNGADRAELLPAIADVDAVLVRSATKIDAEAIAAAGKLRVVARAGVGLDNVDVSAATKAGVMVVNAPTSNIVTAAELACGLLVATARNIPQANTALKNGEWKRSKYTGVELSEKTLGVVGLGRIGVLVAQRMSAFGMKVVAYDPYVQPARAAQMGVKLLSLDELLEVADFITVHLPKTPETVGLIGDEALHKVKPSVRIVNAARGGIVDEVALATALKEGRVAGAGLDVYATEPCTDSPLFEFDQVVATPHLGASTGEAQEKAGISVAKSVRLALAGELVPDAVNVQGGVIAEDVKPGLPLAERLGRIFTALAGEVAMRLDVEVYGEITQHDVKVLELSALKGVFEDVVDETVSYVNAPLFAQERGVEVRLTTSSESPEHRNVVTVRGTLAGGDEVSISGTLSGHKNTQKIVAVGEHSIDLSLADHMAFMRYSDRPGVVGTVGRILGEAGINIGGMQVSRADVGGEALVALTVDDTIPPNVLTEIAEEIGATSVRAVNLGD, from the coding sequence GTGAGCCCGAAACCAGTCGTACTGATCGCTGAAGAGCTGTCGCCCGCCACCGTCGACGCCCTCGGTCCGGACTTCGAGATCCGGCACTGCAACGGCGCGGACCGCGCCGAGCTGCTGCCCGCCATCGCCGACGTCGACGCCGTCCTCGTGCGCAGCGCGACGAAGATCGACGCCGAGGCCATCGCCGCCGCCGGGAAGCTCAGGGTCGTCGCCCGCGCGGGCGTGGGCCTGGACAACGTCGACGTCTCCGCCGCCACCAAGGCCGGCGTGATGGTCGTCAACGCCCCGACCTCCAACATCGTCACCGCCGCCGAGCTCGCCTGCGGTCTGCTGGTGGCCACGGCTCGCAACATCCCGCAGGCCAACACCGCCCTGAAGAACGGCGAGTGGAAGCGCAGCAAGTACACCGGTGTCGAGCTCAGCGAGAAGACCCTCGGCGTGGTCGGCCTCGGCCGGATCGGCGTCCTGGTCGCGCAGCGGATGTCGGCGTTCGGCATGAAGGTCGTCGCCTACGACCCCTACGTCCAGCCGGCCCGTGCCGCGCAGATGGGCGTCAAGCTGCTGAGCCTGGACGAGCTGCTGGAGGTCGCGGACTTCATCACCGTCCACCTCCCCAAGACGCCCGAGACCGTCGGCCTGATCGGCGACGAGGCGCTGCACAAGGTCAAGCCGTCCGTCCGGATCGTCAACGCCGCCCGTGGCGGGATCGTCGACGAGGTGGCGCTGGCCACCGCGCTGAAGGAGGGCCGGGTGGCCGGCGCGGGCCTCGACGTCTACGCGACCGAGCCGTGCACCGACTCGCCGCTCTTCGAGTTCGACCAGGTCGTCGCCACCCCGCACCTCGGTGCCTCGACGGGTGAGGCGCAGGAGAAGGCCGGTATCTCGGTCGCCAAGTCGGTGCGGCTCGCGCTGGCCGGCGAGCTGGTGCCGGACGCGGTCAACGTCCAGGGCGGCGTGATCGCCGAGGACGTCAAGCCGGGCCTGCCGCTGGCCGAGCGGCTGGGCCGGATCTTCACCGCCCTGGCCGGCGAGGTCGCCATGCGCCTCGATGTCGAGGTGTACGGCGAGATCACCCAGCACGACGTCAAGGTGCTCGAACTCTCCGCGCTCAAGGGCGTGTTCGAGGACGTCGTGGACGAGACGGTGTCCTACGTCAACGCCCCGCTGTTCGCGCAGGAGCGCGGGGTGGAGGTGCGGCTGACGACCAGCAGCGAGTCGCCCGAGCACCGCAATGTGGTGACCGTGCGCGGCACCCTGGCGGGCGGCGACGAGGTGTCGATCTCCGGCACGCTGTCGGGCCACAAGAACACCCAGAAGATCGTCGCGGTCGGCGAGCACTCCATCGACCTGTCGCTCGCGGACCACATGGCCTTCATGCGCTACAGCGACCGCCCCGGTGTCGTCGGCACCGTCGGCCGGATCCTGGGCGAGGCGGGCATCAACATCGGCGGGATGCAGGTCTCCCGGGCCGATGTCGGCGGCGAGGCGCTGGTCGCGCTGACCGTCGACGACACGATTCCCCCGAACGTGCTCACCGAGATCGCCGAGGAGATCGGCGCGACCTCCGTGCGCGCGGTGAACCTCGGCGACTGA
- a CDS encoding PRC-barrel domain-containing protein, giving the protein MEAPLDGAPGSLTGLHVVDADGAKVGKVQQVYRDDATNDPEWITVRTGLFGMKETFIPLAGVRRSGDDLHVPHAKETIKAAPRIDADGHLDPSEEDELYRHYGMARPGTARPGDPSGPGGTADPGSGRAPDPGSGTPHPDDTPGG; this is encoded by the coding sequence ATGGAGGCACCCCTGGACGGCGCCCCCGGGAGCCTGACCGGGCTGCATGTCGTCGATGCGGACGGCGCCAAGGTGGGCAAGGTCCAGCAGGTCTACCGGGACGACGCCACCAACGACCCCGAGTGGATCACGGTGCGCACCGGGCTGTTCGGGATGAAGGAGACCTTCATCCCGCTCGCCGGGGTCCGTCGGAGCGGCGACGATCTGCACGTTCCGCACGCCAAGGAGACCATCAAGGCCGCGCCGCGGATCGACGCCGACGGCCATCTCGACCCCTCGGAAGAGGACGAGCTCTACCGCCACTACGGGATGGCCCGGCCGGGTACGGCGCGCCCCGGCGACCCGTCGGGCCCCGGGGGGACGGCGGATCCCGGCTCAGGGCGTGCACCGGATCCCGGCTCCGGAACCCCGCACCCCGACGACACACCGGGCGGCTAG
- a CDS encoding TetR/AcrR family transcriptional regulator: MGHREDLLEGAKRCLLEKGYARTTARDIVAASGANLASIGYHYGSKDALMRQAIIASTEEWAAGVTRAPAAGDGTEKGDADPLERFAVVWDAVLQRIATEREFIAAQVEVLGLLPRDAALREAVGEVLPEGGEGLVAVFEGVPDTEVDPEAARIVGSFYQALLTGLMVQSLLTPDAMPSGQDLARALRRVTAGEVLRRK; the protein is encoded by the coding sequence ATGGGACACCGTGAAGACCTTCTGGAGGGCGCCAAACGCTGCCTCCTGGAGAAGGGGTACGCGCGCACCACCGCCCGCGACATCGTGGCCGCCTCCGGCGCCAACCTCGCCTCCATCGGATACCACTACGGTTCCAAGGACGCCCTGATGCGCCAGGCGATCATCGCCTCCACCGAGGAGTGGGCTGCCGGTGTGACCCGGGCGCCGGCCGCCGGCGACGGGACGGAGAAGGGGGACGCGGATCCGCTGGAGCGGTTTGCCGTGGTCTGGGACGCGGTCCTGCAACGGATCGCCACGGAACGGGAGTTCATCGCCGCGCAGGTCGAGGTGCTGGGGCTGCTGCCGCGCGACGCGGCGCTGCGCGAGGCGGTCGGCGAGGTGCTTCCGGAAGGGGGCGAGGGGCTTGTCGCGGTCTTCGAGGGGGTGCCGGACACCGAGGTCGACCCGGAGGCGGCACGTATCGTCGGCTCCTTCTACCAGGCCCTGCTCACCGGCCTGATGGTCCAGTCACTGCTCACACCGGACGCCATGCCCTCCGGCCAGGACCTGGCGAGGGCCCTGCGCCGGGTCACCGCGGGCGAGGTGCTGAGGCGGAAGTGA